One region of Drosophila kikkawai strain 14028-0561.14 chromosome 2R, DkikHiC1v2, whole genome shotgun sequence genomic DNA includes:
- the LOC108072388 gene encoding uncharacterized protein, with amino-acid sequence MFGSKLRSWMETHIVRPRKKGSKHKQAAAEAGSSSSGHGNGKKAGTLPPQGSNLTSPVLTSSGSHSIASPVRRREVSPIQFHPPNRRYGWQSPDDDSFAITSPKSDNLLYAPNCYQQPLQAQQPTHHLSVPNSKDSFGADKSPIRVNCSSSSISSLSWSTGSKEPSSGRQATFREQPSNGDYHIPPEEEVEYEEVGALLLRPPPPIADHQRPQSENLGAMRLIYEDEPVRQSSNHVRYGRLLPSKLAPAQLGSESLDNLTSTPPIPPAPPAGSRMRTPRGVQRSNFMPGPRPHSLPSPESAYSTGYSTDGTSPCAASTNNPPEYYINMRSGTHYFPKSVNSLAIEAQRYKFGLNRIEEMSPMDPLPKSSFGLEASPSPLALRQQPKLFESPSPRQRCRIRTNPWYNTGEHLPALSGPARMELDATSTTSTTSSGIKSSNELEVPTAAAKTTANKATPSGRGTPSKSPRVGVDIAGGGVCGAGAGGVVAPGTGVAYESEGSSSSTEVENLHAPHTIKRRHLEQVETTTTSAPVAAGGGTGATTTSFVLSDDEATLNEMIGKFDESYIYEKETDILSSDSDPTDCCASELDTGQDAGDECDTDELLDIDFIDTSSMQEVVLDRQDLARNLGSCHYYPHQPMSPMLKRKSSTRSRRKSGQETVDGSQQRRRKRFLKTRKKSCENREKLPFSPLSEPRGTRSVGGTPVCLRRNLLGPRERIYKTSPLSNRSNSLIFGSVNEKNSLTIAESEKALLKADLEADMKYKQLIMEAESLLESMKNSLQSIPRDTPVASPRRLNPLANKRVEMLKHSEVDSKKQAPPPNSTPLEHELAAAINKRIEMLKFETSGAAASPPNSPKPGRCSPRKTHLTNFMNQNAPPELPPRKANNGNAPKAPLSPQLQLNGRRLQESPKGKRRTMMVTSTTTTTVISFNGSDSEMECCVAVEDVGNHNYLQDQPKPKVKLDTQAQSQLQAESLINNNFYCPHSEPLKRKVYKGSSSFERIKKNFDLELEANGRSKSHERSQLKLSASVSAKSSMQDVTLDEAKGRQVAMGGGSKQQLILNTIVDLKRSLEHQSHQLSGLNGE; translated from the exons CCCCCGAATCGTCGCTATGGCTGGCAATCCCCGGATGACGACTCGTTCGCCATTACTTCGCCCAAGTCGGACAACTTGCTGTACGCCCCCAACTGCTATCAGCAGCCCCTGCAGGCCCAGCAGCCAACACATCACCTGAGCGTGCCGAACAGCAAGGACAGCTTTGGCGCCGACAAGTCGCCCATCCGGGTCAACTGCTCCTCGTCATCCATATCGTCGTTGTCTTGGTCTACCGGCTCCAAGGAGCCCTCTTCTGGGAGGCAGGCCACCTTTAGGGAGCAGCCTTCCAATGGGGATTATCACATCCCAcccgaggaggaggtggagtacGAAGAGGTGGGCGCTCTGCTGCTCCGCCCTCCGCCTCCCATAGCGGATCATCAGCGGCCACAATCCGAGAACCTAGGCGCCATGCGACTCATCTACGAGGATGAGCCAGTCAGGCAGAGCAGCAACCATGTGCGCTATGGCCGTCTTTTGCCCTCAAAGCTGGCGCCAGCGCAGCTGGGCAGCGAATCTCTGGACAACTTGACCAGTACGCCGCCCATACCACCTGCTCCGCCCGCAGGGTCACGGATGCGGACTCCGCGGGGGGTGCAGCGCAGCAACTTCATGCCAGGACCACGGCCCCACAGCCTGCCCTCGCCGGAGAGCGCCTACTCCACGGGCTACTCCACCGACGGCACCTCGCCGTGCGCGGCCAGCACCAACAACCCGCCAGAGTACTACATCAACATGCGTTCCGGCACCCACTACTTCCCCAAGAGCGTCAACTCGCTGGCCATCGAGGCGCAGCGCTACAAGTTCGGCCTGAACCGCATCGAGGAGATGTCGCCGATGGATCCGTTGCCCAAGAGCAGCTTCGGCCTGGAGGCATCGCCCAGTCCGCTGGCCCTTCGCCAGCAGCCGAAGCTCTTTGAGT CTCCCTCGCCGAGACAGCGCTGTCGCATAAGGACCAATCCCTGGTATAACACAGGAGAGCACTTACCAGCCCTGTCGGGCCCCGCGCGCATGGAGCTGGATGCCACCAGCACCACCTCCACCACCTCGTCGGGCATTAAGTCGAGCAATGAGCTGGAAGTTCCGACTGCGGCGGccaaaacaacagcaaacaaaGCCACCCCCAGCGGCAGGGGCACTCCCAGCAAGTCGCCCCGAGTGGGTGTGGACATTGCTGGCGGTGGGGTTtgtggtgctggtgctggtggtgtgGTTGCACCTGGAACAGGAGTCGCTTACGAGTCCGAGGGCTCTTCGTCGTCGACTGAAGTGGAAAATCTGCATGCCCCGCACACCATAAAGCGACGTCACTTGGAGCAAGTGGAGACGACAACCACTTCGGCTCCTGTGGCAGCTGGCGGGGGGACGGgtgccaccaccacctcctTTGTGCTCAGCGACGACGAGGCCACCCTCAACGAGATGATTGGGAAGTTTGACGAGAGCTACATCTACGAGAAGGAGACTGACATACTCAG CAGTGACTCGGATCCCACTGACTGCTGTGCCTCGGAGTTGGATACTGGACAGGATGCGGGCGATGAGTGCGACACGGACGAGCTGTTGGACATCGACTTTATAGACACATCATCCATGCAAGAAGTGGTCCTGGATCGGCAGGATCTGGCACGTAATCTGGGAAGCTGTCACTATTACCCCCACCAGCCCATGAGCCCCATGCTGAAGCGGAAGTCGTCAACGCGTTCGAGGCGCAAGAGCGGCCAGGAGACGGTCGATGGCTCTCAGCAGCGGCGACGCAAGCGGTTCCTAAAGACGCGCAAGAAGAGCTGCGAGAACCGCGAGAAGCTACCGTTCTCGCCACTGAGTGAGCCTCGTGGAACTCGCAGCGTGGGAGGCACGCCCGTCTGCTTGCGCCGCAATCTCCTGGGTCCCAGGGAGAG GATCTACAAGACTTCGCCGTTGTCGAATCGCTCCAATTCGCTTATCTTTGGTAGCGTTAATGAAAAGAACTCGCTCACCATCGCAGAGAGCGAGAAGGCCCTGCTCAAAGCCGACCTGGAGGCTGACATGAAGTACAAGCAGCTCATCATGGAGGCCGAGTCGTTGCTGGAGTCCATGAAGAACAGCTTGCAAAG CATTCCCAGAGACACACCCGTTGCCAGTCCACGGCGCTTGAACCCCTTGGCTAACAAGCGCGTCGAGATGCTTAAGCACAGTGAGGTGGACTCAAAGAAGCAGGCTCCGCCCCCCAACAGCACCCCGCTGGAGCATGAACTGGCCGCCGCGATCAATAAGCGCATCGAGATGCTCAAGTTTGAGACCTCGGGTGCTGCTGCCTCGCCACCCAACAGCCCCAAGCCGGGGCGCTGCAGTCCTCGCAAGACGCATCTGACCAACTTCATGAACCAGAACGCTCCACCGGAGCTGCCGCCGCGCAAGGCGAACAACGGCAATGCCCCCAAGGCGCCGCTCTCGCCTCAGTTGCAGCTGAATGGCAGGCGTCTCCAGGAGAGTCCCAAGGGCAAGCGGCGAACCATGATGGTGACATCGACCACCACGACTACAGTGATCAGCTTCAACGGCAGCGACTCGGAGATGGAGTGCTGCGTGGCTGTGGAAGATGTGGGCAATCACAACTACTTGCAGGATCAGCCGAAGCCGAAAGTCAAGCTGGATACCCAAGCCCAGAGTCAGCTGCAGGCCGAGTCCCTGATCAACAACAATTTCTATTGCCCGCACAGCGAGCCACTGAAGCGCAAGGTCTACAAGGGTAGCTCCTCGTTCGAGCGGATCAAGAAGAACTTTGACTTGGAGTTGG AGGCAAACGGGCGGAGCAAGTCACACGAGCGCTCGCAGCTTAAGCTCTCCGCTTCTGTGTCGGCAAAAAGCTCCATGCAAGACGTGACACTGGACGAGGCCAAGGGACGACAGGTGGCAATGGGAGGCGGCAGCAAACAGCAGCTCATACTGAACACGATTGTGGATCTGAAGCGGAGCTTGGAGCACCAGAGCCATCAGCTGAGTGGCCTGAACGGTGAATAG